Proteins from a genomic interval of Papaver somniferum cultivar HN1 chromosome 4, ASM357369v1, whole genome shotgun sequence:
- the LOC113271593 gene encoding 60S ribosomal protein L24, translating to MVLKTELCRFSGAKIYPGRGIRFIRSDSQVFLFVNSKCKRYFHNKLKPSKLTWTAMYRKQHKKDIAAEAVKKRRRVTKKPYSRSIVGATLEVIQKRRAEKPEVRDAAREAALREVKERVKKSKDEKKAKKAEVMSKTQKTQGKVAKGAQPKGAKLGGGGGKR from the exons ATGGTTCTCAA GACTGAACTTTGTCGATTCAGTGGTGCAAAGATTTACCCTGGCAGAGGTATTAGATTTATCAGGAGTGATTCTCAG GTGTTCCTTTTCGTTAACTCAAAATGTAAGAGGTATTTCCACAACAAGTTGAAGCCCTCAAAGCTTACATGGACAGCCATGTACAGGAAGCAACACaagaag GACATTGCTGCAGAGGCAGTAAAGAAGAGGCGTCGTGTTACCAAGAAGCCCTACTCTAGGTCAATTGTTGGTGCTACTCTGGAGGTGATTCAAAAGAGAAGGGCCGAGAAACCTGAAGTCAGAGATGCAGCTCGTGAAGCTGCTCTTCG TGAAGTCAAGGAGAGAGTTAAGAAGTCCAAGGATGAGAAGAAAGCTAAAAAAGCAGAAGTAATGTCTAAGACACAGAAGACTCAGGGTAAGGTGGCCAAGGGTGCCCAACCAAAGGGAGCAAagcttggtggtggtggtggcaagcGTTAA
- the LOC113273298 gene encoding endoglucanase 9-like, with translation MDYLRDVHECHRCSDLAAEMAAALASASIVFKDNKKYSKKLVHGAETLYQFAQDKRGRYIADITDASIFYNSTSYWDEFIWGATWLFYATGNTSYLERATSRVLAKHAGAFSGGPSYGIPSWENKPRP, from the coding sequence ATGGACTATCTAAGAGATGTGCATGAATGCCATCGATGCTCGGATCTTGCAGCTGAAATGGCTGCTGCCTTAGCTTCTGCATCGATTGTATTCAAAGACAACAAGAAATACTCTAAAAAGCTAGTTCATGGTGCCGAGACTCTTTATCAATTCGCTCAGGATAAAAGGGGTAGATACATTGCTGATATTACAGATGCTTCGATTTTCTATAATTCCACTAGTTACTGGGATGAGTTCATTTGGGGTGCAACGTGGTTATTTTATGCTACTGGTAACACTTCTTACCTTGAACGCGCTACATCACGAGTTCTAGCGAAACATGCTGGTGCTTTCTCTGGTGGCCCTAGTTATGGTATTCCCAGTTGGGAAAATAAACCCAGACCCTAG